The Benincasa hispida cultivar B227 chromosome 9, ASM972705v1, whole genome shotgun sequence genome has a segment encoding these proteins:
- the LOC120084782 gene encoding uncharacterized protein LOC120084782, translating to MGNCLRRDDAVAQWAGEDWDFLAAEGHDGQEGLLRDGEKKKCSAAVASTTAATVKIKITKRQLEELLGKVDIKEISVQQVLAQLIGVGDQFHESRHRHWRPVLQCIPEVD from the coding sequence ATGGGCAACTGTCTACGGCGGGACGACGCGGTGGCGCAGTGGGCCGGCGAGGACTGGGATTTTCTTGCGGCGGAGGGCCACGATGGTCAGGAAGGGCTTCTCAGAGACGGCGAGAAGAAAAAGTGTTCCGCGGCGGTGGCGTCCACAACGGCGGCGACGGTGAAGATTAAGATCACGAAGAGGCAGCTAGAGGAGCTTTTGGGAAAGGTGGATATTAAGGAAATATCCGTACAACAGGTTCTGGCTCAGTTGATCGGCGTCGGTGATCAGTTTCACGAATCACGCCATCGTCACTGGCGGCCGGTGTTGCAGTGCATACCGGAAGTTGATTGA